In one Cupriavidus taiwanensis genomic region, the following are encoded:
- a CDS encoding IclR family transcriptional regulator has protein sequence MAANEAAEKSGYGSVKTALRVIEIMEIYAREGRSLTLTELAKLLCAPMSSCLGLIRTLASLGYLYETGRRQGYYPTRRLLEIAQRITRNDPLLERVQPVLESLRDTTGETVVFGKLQDDGRVLYLEVRESPNPVRYIAAPGELRDAHVNSIGRAILGTLTAGARAELLSGVSFATRTPRTIGSAQALEAAMQGWQKQGWYPNFGESFPDLGAIAVPVTIGGATYGLSVAGPLHRVELNTQGIVAALEAAAPSLQG, from the coding sequence ATGGCAGCAAACGAAGCGGCGGAGAAGTCCGGTTACGGCAGCGTCAAGACGGCGCTGCGCGTGATCGAGATCATGGAAATCTATGCGCGCGAAGGGCGCTCGCTGACGCTGACCGAGCTGGCCAAGCTGCTGTGCGCGCCGATGTCGAGCTGCCTGGGGCTGATCCGCACTCTGGCTTCGCTGGGCTATCTCTACGAAACCGGGCGCCGCCAGGGCTACTACCCGACGCGCCGGCTGCTCGAGATCGCGCAGCGCATCACCCGCAACGACCCGCTGCTGGAGCGCGTGCAGCCGGTGCTGGAGTCGCTGCGCGACACCACCGGCGAGACCGTGGTGTTCGGCAAGCTGCAGGACGACGGCCGCGTGCTGTATCTGGAAGTGCGCGAATCCCCTAACCCGGTACGCTATATCGCCGCGCCGGGCGAGTTGCGCGACGCGCATGTCAATTCGATCGGGCGCGCCATCCTCGGCACGCTGACGGCCGGCGCACGCGCCGAGCTGTTGTCGGGGGTGTCCTTTGCCACGCGCACGCCGCGCACCATCGGCTCGGCGCAGGCGCTGGAGGCGGCGATGCAAGGCTGGCAGAAGCAGGGCTGGTATCCGAATTTCGGCGAGTCGTTTCCCGACCTCGGCGCCATCGCCGTGCCTGTGACAATCGGCGGCGCAACCTATGGCCTGTCGGTGGCGGGGCCGCTGCACCGGGTGGAACTCAATACGCAGGGCATCGTCGCGGCGCTGGAGGCCGCGGCACCGTCGTTGCAAGGGTAG
- a CDS encoding CaiB/BaiF CoA transferase family protein translates to MPDKPLQGSAPTGPLAGIRVIDMTSVAMGPYATQILGDMGAEVIKVEPPAGDVFRHAEPARHAAMGASFLNLNRNKQFVVLDVKQPADLAALKALIAGADVFVSNVRPQSLRKLGLDYASLCADHPRLIYCGAYGYSESGPYAGAPAFDDIIQARSGMAQFQGANSNEGPQYVNTILADKVAGLTVAYAIPMALYERERSGRGQAIEVPMFETLVSFLATEQLAGQTFVPPLGPAGYPRVMSLHRKPYRTRDGHIALLPYTSAQWQRFFDVSGHAPLASDPRYATPAARSANIDALYATLAEIVAQRTTAAWLALLRDADIPHSEVPHFDSLADDPHLRATGMMFEYEHPSEGRLRGVGIPTRFSRTPGNIRSWPQVLPHATRQED, encoded by the coding sequence ATGCCAGACAAGCCATTGCAGGGCAGTGCGCCGACCGGGCCGCTGGCCGGGATCCGCGTGATCGACATGACCTCGGTGGCGATGGGGCCGTATGCCACGCAGATCCTCGGCGACATGGGCGCCGAAGTGATCAAGGTCGAGCCGCCCGCCGGCGACGTGTTCCGCCACGCCGAGCCGGCGCGGCACGCCGCCATGGGCGCCAGCTTCCTCAACCTGAACCGCAACAAGCAGTTCGTGGTGCTGGACGTGAAGCAGCCCGCCGACCTGGCGGCGCTGAAGGCGCTGATCGCCGGCGCCGACGTCTTTGTCTCGAACGTGCGACCGCAGTCGCTGCGCAAGCTCGGGCTCGACTATGCCTCGCTGTGCGCCGACCATCCGCGGCTGATTTACTGCGGCGCCTATGGCTATTCGGAGTCGGGGCCGTACGCGGGCGCGCCGGCCTTCGACGACATCATCCAGGCGCGCAGCGGCATGGCGCAGTTCCAGGGCGCCAACTCGAACGAAGGGCCGCAGTACGTCAACACCATCCTCGCCGACAAGGTCGCCGGGCTGACCGTGGCCTATGCGATTCCGATGGCGCTGTACGAGCGCGAGCGTTCCGGCCGGGGCCAGGCCATCGAGGTGCCGATGTTCGAGACGCTGGTGTCATTCCTGGCGACCGAGCAATTGGCCGGGCAGACCTTCGTGCCGCCGCTCGGGCCGGCCGGCTATCCCCGCGTGATGTCGCTGCACCGCAAGCCGTATCGCACCCGCGACGGGCATATCGCGCTGCTGCCGTACACCAGCGCGCAATGGCAGCGCTTCTTCGATGTCTCCGGCCACGCACCGCTGGCGAGCGATCCGCGCTATGCCACGCCGGCCGCGCGCAGCGCCAATATCGACGCGCTCTATGCCACGCTGGCCGAGATCGTCGCGCAGCGCACCACCGCCGCATGGCTGGCGCTGCTGCGCGATGCCGACATCCCGCACAGCGAGGTGCCGCACTTCGACAGCCTTGCCGACGACCCGCACCTGCGCGCCACCGGCATGATGTTCGAGTACGAGCATCCGAGCGAAGGGCGCTTGCGCGGGGTGGGCATACCCACGCGCTTCTCGCGCACGCCCGGCAATATCCGCAGCTGGCCGCAGGTCCTGCCGCACGCCACGCGTCAGGAGGACTGA
- a CDS encoding acyl-CoA dehydrogenase family protein has translation MNFDLSEEQASIVEAVQQVCAQFDMEYWDRLDKSGTYPHEFYKTLCEGGWLGVAMPEAFGGAGLGILEAALVMQTISQSGAGMTGASAVHMNVFGLNPVVVFGTDAQKGRFLPPLIAGQEKACFGVTEPDAGLDTTKLKTFARKVPGGYSVSGRKIWISTAQVADRMLLLARTTPLESVKKSTEGLSLFYTRVDRSKIEIREIDKMGRAAVDTNMLFIDDLFIPDEDRIGEEGKGFEYILHGLNPERILIAAEAIGLGRAALAIATQYARERVVFGRPIGMNQGVQHPLAQAWMQLESANLMMLKAAARYDAGQSCGAEANAAKYLAAEAGHNACQTAILTLGGMGYSREYRVERLLRESYIPRIAPVSPQLILCFIAERVLGLPKSY, from the coding sequence ATGAATTTCGATCTCTCCGAAGAACAGGCCTCCATCGTGGAGGCGGTGCAGCAGGTCTGCGCGCAATTCGACATGGAATACTGGGACCGCCTCGACAAGTCCGGCACCTATCCGCACGAGTTCTACAAGACGCTGTGCGAAGGCGGCTGGCTCGGCGTGGCCATGCCCGAGGCCTTCGGCGGCGCGGGGCTGGGCATCCTGGAAGCGGCGCTGGTGATGCAGACCATCTCGCAGTCGGGCGCGGGCATGACCGGCGCGTCGGCGGTGCACATGAACGTGTTCGGCCTGAACCCGGTGGTGGTGTTCGGCACCGACGCGCAGAAGGGCCGCTTCCTGCCGCCGCTGATCGCCGGGCAGGAGAAGGCCTGCTTCGGCGTGACCGAGCCCGACGCCGGGCTCGACACCACCAAGCTCAAGACCTTTGCGCGCAAGGTGCCGGGCGGCTATTCGGTGAGCGGGCGCAAGATCTGGATCTCGACCGCGCAGGTGGCCGACCGCATGCTGCTGCTGGCGCGCACCACACCGCTGGAGTCGGTGAAGAAGTCGACCGAGGGGCTGTCGCTGTTCTATACCCGGGTCGACCGCAGCAAGATCGAGATCCGCGAGATCGACAAGATGGGTCGCGCCGCCGTCGACACCAACATGCTGTTCATCGACGACCTGTTCATCCCCGACGAAGACCGCATCGGCGAAGAGGGCAAGGGCTTCGAGTACATCCTGCACGGGCTCAACCCCGAGCGCATCCTGATCGCGGCCGAGGCCATCGGGCTGGGACGCGCGGCGCTGGCCATCGCCACCCAGTACGCCCGGGAACGCGTGGTGTTCGGCCGCCCGATCGGCATGAACCAGGGCGTGCAGCATCCGCTGGCGCAGGCCTGGATGCAGCTAGAGTCGGCCAACCTGATGATGCTCAAGGCCGCGGCGCGCTACGACGCGGGCCAGTCGTGCGGGGCCGAGGCCAATGCCGCCAAGTACCTCGCCGCCGAGGCCGGCCACAATGCCTGCCAGACCGCGATCCTGACGCTGGGCGGCATGGGCTATTCGCGCGAGTACCGGGTCGAGCGGCTGCTGCGCGAATCGTATATCCCGCGCATCGCGCCGGTCAGCCCGCAGCTGATCCTGTGCTTTATCGCCGAGCGCGTGCTGGGCTTGCCCAAGTCGTACTGA
- a CDS encoding Bug family tripartite tricarboxylate transporter substrate binding protein, with protein MKSIKNVCAGLALACGAALAATPALAADEFPAKPLRLVVPFAAGSGTDAVARLTAKYLGESLQQPVVVDNKPGANGTIAAEFVAKAPADGYTLFMTTNTTHSANPSLMKQLRYDPVKDFTPISRMGNLPFMLVVNPALPVKTLREFIDYAKAHPGLTYASGNSTGIVSSATLSKMAGLKMLHVPYKSTPPAMTDVMGGQVQAMFVDFAAGIANVRAGKLRALAVTTAQRSALLPDLPPLASVPELKGFDVTSWNGVFAPAGVPAPVVERLNRELVAIATSKQHAAQFHALGFEPFGSTPAELNQFVVSELQKWARLVKDAGIQPE; from the coding sequence GTGAAGTCCATCAAGAACGTTTGCGCCGGCCTGGCGCTGGCATGCGGCGCGGCGCTGGCGGCCACCCCGGCGCTGGCCGCCGATGAATTCCCCGCCAAGCCACTGCGCCTGGTGGTGCCGTTTGCCGCCGGCAGCGGCACCGATGCGGTGGCGCGCCTGACCGCGAAGTACCTGGGCGAGTCGCTGCAGCAGCCGGTGGTGGTGGACAACAAGCCCGGCGCCAACGGCACCATCGCCGCCGAGTTCGTGGCCAAGGCGCCCGCTGACGGCTACACGCTGTTCATGACCACCAACACCACGCATTCGGCCAATCCGTCGCTGATGAAGCAGTTGCGCTATGACCCGGTCAAGGACTTCACGCCGATCTCGCGCATGGGCAACCTGCCGTTCATGCTGGTGGTCAACCCGGCGCTGCCGGTCAAGACGCTGCGCGAGTTCATCGACTACGCCAAGGCGCATCCGGGCCTGACCTATGCCAGCGGCAACAGCACCGGCATCGTTTCGAGCGCGACGCTGTCGAAGATGGCGGGGCTGAAGATGCTGCACGTGCCGTACAAGAGCACGCCGCCGGCGATGACCGACGTGATGGGCGGCCAGGTGCAGGCGATGTTCGTCGACTTCGCCGCCGGCATCGCCAACGTGCGCGCCGGCAAGCTGCGCGCGCTGGCGGTGACCACCGCTCAGCGCAGCGCGCTGCTGCCGGACCTGCCGCCGCTGGCGAGCGTGCCGGAGCTGAAGGGCTTCGACGTGACCTCGTGGAACGGCGTATTCGCGCCGGCCGGGGTGCCGGCCCCGGTGGTCGAGCGCCTGAACCGCGAGCTGGTGGCGATCGCCACCAGCAAGCAGCACGCCGCGCAGTTCCACGCGCTGGGGTTCGAGCCGTTCGGCAGCACGCCGGCGGAGCTGAACCAGTTTGTCGTGTCCGAGTTGCAGAAGTGGGCGCGGCTGGTGAAGGACGCAGGCATCCAGCCGGAATAA
- a CDS encoding cupin domain-containing protein translates to MPDQPVYFISTAEVEGYHPANHVGTLNRRLIAPATVGSRHLEVIHGTIEKGKGALPHAHPGIEQVCYVLEGRAVAEVGGQRRELGPGDCCFFPPDQMHVFTVVSDEPAKILVIYSPPYEESPDRVIRPA, encoded by the coding sequence ATGCCGGACCAACCCGTGTATTTCATCTCGACCGCCGAGGTCGAGGGTTACCACCCCGCCAACCATGTCGGCACGCTCAATCGCCGGCTGATTGCGCCCGCGACGGTCGGCTCGCGCCACCTGGAAGTGATCCACGGCACCATCGAGAAGGGCAAGGGCGCGCTTCCGCACGCGCACCCGGGCATCGAGCAGGTCTGCTATGTGCTGGAAGGGCGCGCCGTGGCCGAGGTCGGCGGCCAGCGTCGGGAGCTGGGTCCGGGCGATTGCTGCTTCTTCCCGCCGGACCAGATGCACGTCTTCACGGTGGTCAGCGACGAGCCCGCGAAGATTCTGGTGATCTATTCCCCGCCTTACGAGGAATCCCCTGACCGCGTGATACGGCCCGCCTGA
- the kdpE gene encoding two-component system response regulator KdpE: MPFEFSPTVLLVEDEPHIRRFVRATLQDEGCTVHEADTLQRGLIEAGTRQPDLVILDLGLPDGDGVSMIGELRTWTEVPVLVLSARTDETEKIRALDAGADDYLTKPFGVGELVARLRVLLRRHARAGAQGRAQVAFGEVAVDLASRQVTRAGEAVHLTPIEYRLLAVLLAHRGKVMTHRELLREVWGPSHADSSHYLRVYMGHLRHKLEADPAQPAWLLTEVGVGYRFAG, translated from the coding sequence ATGCCATTCGAGTTTTCGCCCACGGTGCTGCTGGTGGAAGACGAGCCTCACATCCGCCGCTTCGTGCGCGCGACGCTGCAGGACGAGGGCTGCACCGTGCATGAGGCCGATACGCTGCAGCGCGGCCTGATCGAGGCCGGCACGCGCCAGCCCGACCTGGTGATCCTGGACCTGGGCCTGCCCGACGGCGACGGCGTCTCGATGATCGGCGAGCTGCGCACCTGGACCGAAGTGCCGGTGCTGGTGCTGTCGGCGCGCACCGACGAGACCGAGAAGATCCGCGCGCTCGACGCTGGCGCCGACGACTACCTGACCAAGCCCTTCGGCGTGGGCGAGCTGGTGGCGCGGCTGCGTGTGCTGTTGCGGCGGCATGCGCGCGCCGGCGCGCAGGGGCGCGCGCAGGTGGCGTTCGGCGAGGTCGCCGTCGACCTCGCCAGCCGGCAGGTCACGCGCGCGGGCGAGGCGGTGCACCTGACCCCGATCGAATACCGCCTGCTGGCGGTGCTGCTGGCGCACCGCGGCAAGGTCATGACGCACCGCGAGCTGCTGCGCGAAGTGTGGGGACCGTCTCATGCCGACAGCAGCCACTACCTGCGGGTCTACATGGGCCACCTGCGCCACAAGCTGGAGGCAGATCCGGCCCAGCCGGCGTGGCTGCTGACCGAGGTCGGCGTCGGCTACCGTTTCGCCGGCTAA
- a CDS encoding sensor histidine kinase: MPARPADRLRPDPDHLLQRLQADGERAARGRLRIYFGASAGVGKTFAMLAAARALHERGGDVVVGVVESHGRAETEALAEGLEQLPRRVLDHRGRALREFDLDAALARRPALVLVDELAHSNAPGSRHPKRWQDIAELRSAGIEVWTTVNVQHLDSLNQAVAGITGIRVRETVPDAVFDEADEVVLVDLPVDELLRRLREGRVYVPEQARHAVQHFFRKGNLIALRELALRRTAERVDDDVRAYRQQASIEPVWRTREAVLACIGHGSDAAQVVRSARRLAAQLDCDCHVVTVSVPRLAPVPDALRAQLDEAMRLAESLGARTETLAGSDMVAAVAGYVRRHNLTKVLIGRTPARWRDRGGSLPGRLHGWLAQLLAPWLGARAWLFGRSSFADALAAACPEVDVIRVAADGVRHDVPDAPRGARGIEAQGDEAGPAQWPGLLWALAWCAGATALSALARPWFDLVNIAMLFLLAVAGVALRHGRTAGAFAALVAVGAFDFFFVPPRLSFAVSDVQYLVTFLVMLAVGLVIGQLTAGLREQARVSVQRETDARTLYELARELSAALTDAQIVAIGSRFLRAAFDARAAFFLAGPQGRLLPAATDAEGDAQAGVAAQSDAIDHVLAQWVFDHGQPAGTGTDTLPAGTVLYLPLKAPMQVRGVLAVEPRAWHAFAQPALRRQADAFATLIAIALERLHYVEVAQQALLTMESERLRSSLLAAVSHDLRTPLTSLIGMAETLQRGTPPLAPGVAETVGAMRDQARRMHAMVANLLDMARLQSHNVALRKTWQSFEELAGAALASLRDALARHRVAVADLSALPLVECDGVLIERVLCNLLENAAKYTAPGTEIRLRGELTEASVHLIVEDDGPGVPAAMARQVFEKFTRGERESATSGVGLGLAVCEAIVQAHGGSIRVEPVRPAQAGARGGTGARFVVTLPRGTPPVLEPEAAGLPA; encoded by the coding sequence ATGCCTGCGCGCCCAGCCGACCGCCTCCGACCCGATCCCGACCACCTGCTGCAACGCCTGCAGGCCGATGGCGAGCGCGCCGCGCGTGGACGCCTGCGCATCTACTTCGGCGCCTCGGCCGGCGTCGGCAAGACCTTTGCCATGCTGGCGGCGGCACGCGCGCTGCACGAGCGGGGCGGCGATGTCGTGGTGGGCGTGGTCGAAAGCCATGGCCGCGCCGAGACCGAGGCGCTGGCCGAAGGCCTCGAGCAGCTGCCGCGGCGCGTGCTCGACCACCGCGGCCGCGCGCTGCGGGAATTCGATCTCGACGCGGCGCTGGCGCGCCGGCCGGCGCTGGTGCTGGTGGACGAACTGGCCCACAGCAACGCGCCCGGCAGCCGCCATCCCAAGCGCTGGCAGGACATCGCCGAGCTGCGCTCGGCCGGCATCGAGGTCTGGACCACCGTCAACGTCCAGCACCTCGACAGCCTGAACCAGGCGGTGGCCGGCATCACCGGCATCCGCGTGCGCGAGACCGTGCCCGACGCGGTCTTCGACGAAGCCGACGAAGTGGTGCTGGTCGACCTGCCAGTCGACGAGCTGCTGCGCCGGCTGCGCGAGGGCCGGGTGTACGTGCCCGAACAGGCCCGCCACGCGGTGCAGCACTTCTTCCGCAAGGGCAACCTGATCGCGTTGCGCGAGCTGGCGCTGCGGCGCACCGCCGAGCGCGTCGACGACGATGTGCGCGCTTACCGCCAGCAAGCGTCGATCGAGCCGGTGTGGCGCACCCGCGAAGCGGTGCTGGCCTGCATCGGCCACGGCAGCGATGCCGCGCAGGTGGTGCGCAGCGCGCGCCGGCTGGCGGCGCAGCTGGATTGCGATTGCCATGTGGTGACGGTGTCGGTGCCGCGGCTGGCGCCGGTGCCGGACGCGCTGCGCGCGCAGCTCGACGAGGCGATGCGGCTGGCCGAATCGCTCGGCGCGCGCACCGAGACCCTGGCCGGCAGCGACATGGTGGCGGCGGTGGCGGGCTACGTGCGGCGGCACAACCTGACCAAGGTATTGATCGGCCGCACCCCGGCGCGCTGGCGTGACCGCGGCGGTTCGCTGCCGGGCCGCCTGCACGGGTGGCTGGCGCAGCTGCTGGCGCCGTGGCTGGGCGCGCGCGCCTGGCTGTTCGGGCGCAGCAGCTTTGCCGATGCGCTGGCGGCCGCGTGCCCGGAGGTCGACGTGATCCGCGTCGCTGCCGACGGCGTCCGGCATGACGTGCCCGACGCCCCCCGCGGCGCGCGTGGCATCGAGGCGCAAGGTGACGAGGCCGGTCCGGCGCAGTGGCCCGGCCTGCTGTGGGCGCTGGCCTGGTGCGCCGGCGCCACCGCGCTGTCGGCGCTGGCGCGGCCATGGTTCGACCTGGTCAATATCGCCATGCTGTTCCTGCTGGCGGTGGCGGGCGTGGCGCTGCGCCACGGGCGCACCGCCGGCGCTTTCGCCGCGCTGGTGGCGGTGGGGGCGTTCGACTTTTTCTTCGTGCCGCCGCGGCTGTCGTTCGCGGTCAGCGACGTGCAGTACCTGGTGACCTTCCTGGTGATGCTGGCGGTGGGGCTGGTGATCGGCCAGCTCACCGCCGGGCTGCGCGAGCAGGCGCGTGTGTCGGTCCAGCGCGAGACCGATGCGCGCACGCTGTACGAGCTGGCGCGCGAACTGTCGGCGGCGCTGACCGATGCCCAGATCGTCGCCATCGGCAGCCGCTTCCTGCGGGCGGCGTTCGACGCGCGGGCGGCATTCTTCCTGGCCGGCCCGCAAGGGCGGCTGCTGCCTGCCGCTACCGATGCAGAGGGCGATGCGCAAGCCGGCGTCGCGGCGCAAAGCGACGCCATCGACCATGTGCTGGCGCAATGGGTGTTCGACCATGGCCAGCCGGCCGGCACCGGCACCGACACGCTGCCGGCCGGCACCGTGCTGTACCTGCCGCTGAAAGCGCCGATGCAGGTGCGCGGCGTGCTCGCGGTCGAGCCGCGCGCGTGGCATGCCTTTGCGCAGCCGGCGCTGCGGCGCCAGGCCGATGCCTTCGCCACGCTGATCGCGATCGCGCTGGAGCGGCTGCATTACGTCGAGGTCGCGCAGCAGGCCTTGCTGACGATGGAGTCCGAGCGCCTGCGCAGCTCGCTGCTGGCCGCGGTGTCGCACGACCTGCGCACGCCGCTGACCAGCCTGATCGGCATGGCCGAGACCCTGCAGCGCGGCACGCCGCCGCTGGCGCCGGGCGTGGCCGAAACCGTCGGCGCCATGCGCGACCAGGCGCGGCGCATGCATGCGATGGTGGCCAACCTGCTCGACATGGCACGGTTGCAAAGCCACAACGTGGCGCTGCGCAAGACCTGGCAGTCCTTCGAAGAGCTGGCCGGGGCGGCGCTGGCGTCGCTGCGCGACGCACTGGCGCGGCACCGCGTGGCGGTCGCCGACCTGTCGGCGTTGCCGCTCGTGGAGTGCGACGGCGTGCTGATCGAACGCGTGCTGTGCAACCTGCTCGAGAACGCCGCCAAGTACACCGCGCCGGGCACCGAGATCCGGTTGCGCGGCGAGCTGACCGAAGCCTCGGTGCACCTGATCGTCGAGGACGACGGCCCCGGCGTGCCGGCCGCGATGGCGCGCCAGGTGTTCGAGAAATTCACCCGCGGCGAGCGCGAATCGGCCACCAGCGGCGTCGGCCTCGGGCTGGCCGTGTGCGAGGCGATCGTGCAGGCGCACGGCGGCAGCATCCGGGTCGAGCCGGTGCGTCCGGCGCAGGCCGGGGCGCGCGGTGGGACCGGCGCGCGCTTCGTGGTTACGCTGCCGCGCGGCACCCCGCCCGTGCTGGAGCCCGAAGCGGCCGGCTTGCCGGCCTGA
- the kdpC gene encoding potassium-transporting ATPase subunit KdpC, producing the protein MSLSITPASARNAQTKEQGGLVRPALVILLALSLLTGLLYPAAITMIAGAAFPHQAAGSLIVRDGKVLGSELIGQPFSAPGDFWGRLSATAPMPYNGAASGGSNLGPSNPALADAARARIDALRAAEPGNLAPVPVDLVTASGSGLDPHISVAAAEYQAARVARARGLPLAQVRALIAAHTDQPLLPVLGEAGVNVLRLNLALDALPAR; encoded by the coding sequence ATGTCCCTTTCCATCACTCCCGCTTCGGCGCGCAATGCGCAAACCAAAGAGCAGGGCGGCCTGGTGCGCCCGGCGCTGGTCATCCTGCTGGCGCTGTCGCTGCTGACCGGCCTGCTGTACCCCGCGGCGATCACGATGATTGCCGGCGCGGCCTTTCCGCACCAGGCGGCCGGCTCGCTGATCGTGCGCGACGGCAAGGTGCTGGGATCCGAGCTGATCGGCCAGCCGTTCTCCGCGCCCGGCGACTTCTGGGGCCGGCTCTCGGCGACCGCGCCGATGCCTTATAACGGCGCGGCTTCCGGCGGCTCCAACCTGGGACCCTCGAACCCGGCGCTGGCCGACGCGGCACGCGCGCGCATCGACGCGCTGCGCGCGGCCGAACCCGGCAACCTCGCGCCGGTGCCGGTGGACCTGGTCACTGCCTCCGGCAGCGGCCTGGATCCGCATATCAGCGTGGCCGCAGCCGAATACCAGGCCGCGCGCGTGGCCCGGGCGCGGGGCCTGCCGCTCGCGCAGGTGCGCGCGCTGATCGCCGCGCATACCGACCAGCCGCTGTTGCCGGTGCTGGGCGAGGCCGGCGTCAACGTGCTGAGGCTGAACCTGGCGCTGGATGCGCTGCCGGCGCGCTGA